One part of the Georgfuchsia toluolica genome encodes these proteins:
- a CDS encoding ATP-binding cassette domain-containing protein encodes MPLLRLSNACIAYGHVPLLDHADFLLDAGERVALIGRNGSGKSSLLRALAGTGALDDGESWRQPGLKLAYVPQEPGFDAAQTVFEAVVTGMGSASRLLAEWHEVSHQLTIVDSDHDALLAKLNHLQHELEVVGAWSAANQAERAIQRFSLDPEAKVGTLSGGQKKRLALAQALASEPEALLLDEPTNHLDVGAIEWLEEMLLGSGISLLFVTHDRRFLDRLATRIVELDRGNLASFPGSFAAYQARKAQMLQDEAIQNRKADRLLAQEEVWIRKGVEARRTRAEGRIRRLEALRAQRAERRDKLGAARLALDAGDKSGKLVAELKNVNKSFGDKVIVRDFTTRILRGDKIGVIGPNGAGKTTLLRLILGELEADSGTVRLGSKIEVAYFDQFRAALDPEARLVDVISPGSDYVEIGNQRKHVIGYLEDFLFAPERARSPVKSLSGGERNRLLLARLFARPANVLVLDEPTNDLDIETLELLEQLLQDYDGTLFLVSHDRTFLDNVVTQTIASEGNGRWKEYAGGYADWLRCQSDRRTETKEAAGASRQSQKQAAAIAKNSKLSWKEQRELEALPGRIAALEAEQGTLSARLEDPAVHAAGGDGQKIAARLEAIDNELMTLLERWESLEGRTA; translated from the coding sequence ATGCCCCTGCTCCGTCTCAGCAACGCCTGTATCGCCTACGGCCATGTGCCGCTGCTTGACCATGCCGATTTCCTGCTCGATGCCGGTGAGCGCGTCGCGCTGATCGGGCGCAACGGCAGCGGAAAATCCTCACTATTGCGTGCGCTGGCCGGCACGGGTGCGCTGGATGACGGAGAGTCATGGCGCCAGCCGGGACTCAAGCTGGCCTATGTGCCGCAGGAACCGGGATTCGATGCTGCTCAGACGGTATTCGAAGCGGTTGTCACCGGCATGGGTTCTGCCAGCCGTCTGCTCGCCGAGTGGCACGAGGTCTCGCATCAACTCACTATTGTGGACAGCGACCACGACGCACTGCTGGCGAAACTCAATCATCTGCAACACGAACTTGAAGTCGTCGGCGCCTGGTCGGCGGCGAACCAGGCCGAGCGCGCGATCCAGCGTTTCAGCCTTGATCCTGAGGCGAAGGTCGGCACACTTTCCGGCGGGCAGAAAAAACGTCTCGCCCTGGCCCAAGCGCTGGCTTCCGAACCCGAAGCGCTGCTGCTCGACGAACCGACCAATCACCTCGACGTCGGCGCCATCGAATGGCTAGAAGAGATGTTGCTCGGCTCCGGCATCAGCCTGCTGTTCGTCACCCACGACCGGCGTTTTCTCGACCGGCTGGCGACGCGCATCGTCGAACTCGACCGCGGCAATCTGGCCAGTTTTCCCGGTTCCTTCGCCGCATACCAGGCGCGCAAGGCGCAGATGCTGCAGGACGAGGCGATCCAGAACCGCAAGGCCGACCGCCTGCTGGCGCAGGAAGAAGTGTGGATTCGCAAAGGCGTGGAGGCACGGCGCACGCGCGCCGAAGGCCGCATCCGTCGCCTCGAAGCGTTGCGTGCCCAGCGCGCCGAACGACGCGACAAACTTGGTGCCGCGCGGCTCGCGCTCGATGCCGGCGACAAGAGCGGCAAGCTGGTGGCCGAACTGAAGAACGTCAACAAGTCATTCGGCGACAAGGTGATCGTGCGCGATTTCACCACGCGCATCCTGCGCGGCGACAAGATCGGCGTCATCGGCCCCAACGGCGCGGGCAAGACGACATTGCTGCGGCTGATCCTCGGCGAACTCGAAGCCGACAGCGGCACGGTAAGGCTCGGCAGCAAGATCGAGGTTGCTTACTTCGACCAGTTCCGCGCCGCGCTCGACCCGGAAGCGAGACTGGTCGACGTCATTTCACCCGGCTCCGACTATGTTGAAATCGGCAATCAGCGCAAACACGTCATCGGTTATCTCGAAGACTTCCTGTTCGCGCCGGAACGCGCGCGTTCGCCGGTGAAGTCGCTCTCCGGCGGCGAACGCAACCGCCTGCTGCTGGCGCGGCTGTTCGCGCGCCCGGCCAACGTGCTGGTGCTCGACGAGCCGACCAACGATCTCGACATCGAGACGCTCGAACTGCTCGAACAACTGTTGCAGGACTACGACGGCACGCTGTTTCTGGTCAGCCACGACCGTACCTTTCTCGATAACGTGGTGACGCAGACCATCGCCTCGGAAGGCAATGGCAGATGGAAGGAATATGCCGGCGGCTATGCCGATTGGCTGCGCTGCCAGAGCGACAGGCGTACCGAAACGAAAGAAGCTGCCGGCGCATCCAGGCAAAGTCAAAAGCAGGCTGCGGCAATCGCAAAGAACAGCAAACTGTCCTGGAAGGAACAGCGCGAACTCGAAGCGCTGCCCGGCCGCATCGCTGCATTGGAGGCGGAACAGGGCACACTCAGCGCGCGCCTCGAAGACCCGGCAGTACATGCGGCCGGCGGTGATGGCCAGAAGATCGCCGCGCGGTTGGAAGCCATCGACAACGAGTTGATGACGCTGCTGGAACGCTGGGAAAGCCTGGAAGGCCGCACTGCCTAG
- the hemP gene encoding hemin uptake protein HemP, whose amino-acid sequence MKNSPIRREIRPQPNQAQGRHSDGPMLESNALFAGGNEVVITHGAELYRLRLTRQNRLILTK is encoded by the coding sequence ATGAAAAACTCACCGATTCGCCGCGAAATACGGCCGCAGCCAAACCAGGCGCAAGGCAGGCATTCCGATGGGCCGATGCTGGAGAGTAATGCACTGTTCGCTGGCGGCAACGAAGTCGTCATCACCCATGGCGCCGAGCTTTATCGGCTGCGTTTGACCCGCCAGAACCGTTTGATCCTGACCAAGTAA